The following nucleotide sequence is from Acinetobacter equi.
CAACAATTACACATCCAGCAACCACAACTCATGGTAAATTATCGCCTGAAGCAAAAGAAGCTGCAGGAATTCGTGAAGGATTGATTCGTTTATCTGTTGGTTTAGAAGATATTGATGATATTATTGCTGATATTTCTCGTGGTTTAGATCTTATTTAAGGATTGTTCGGAGTTATTTATGAACATCAATATGTTAATGCAGCAAGCACAGCGCATGCAGAAAGAAGTAGAAAGCAACATCAAAAAGGCGAAAGAAGAGCTTGCACAAACTGAAGTTCATGCCGAAGCTGGTGGTGGCTTAGTTAAAGTAACAATGACTTGCCGTAACGTTGTTAAACGCATTGAAATTAATCCTGAACTTCTTCAAGACGAAGCAGACATGATTGAAGATTTAATTGCTGCAGCAATGAATGATGCAGCACGTCAAGCAGAAGCGATTTCTGAAGAACGTATGAAAACTGCAAACTCTGGTATGGGCTTACCACCAGGTTTATCTGGTTTATTCTAAGGAATCGTATTTGTGTTTAGTGATCGTTTTGATCAACTTGTAAATGCACTGCGAATTCTACCAAGCGTTGGGCCGAAATCGGCTCAACGCATGGCTTTGCATTTGATTATGAAAAATAAGCAGGGTGCAATTGGGCTTGCAGAAGCATTAAATGAAGCAACAACACATATTCATGAATGTGTGATTTGTCATTCATTAACTGAAGATGAAGTATGTCAAATTTGTTTGTCTTTAGAGCGAGATGATGAACTACTCTGTGTGGTTGAATCTCCAGCAGACGTGATGGCAATTGAACAAAGTGGTAGTTTTAGAGGGAAGTATCATGTGTTGGGTGGGCATCTATCACCTTTGGATGGTATTGGTCCTGATGAAATTGGTATCCCGTACTTAGTACAACGGTTATCAGACGGTAAAATTAAAGAGGTAATTTTAGCAACGAATGCGACAGTTGAAGGGCAGGCAACAGCTCATTATTTGGTTGAAGCAACAAAGCATTTGCCTGTACATGTGACACGTATTGCACAAGGGGTTCCACAAGGCGGTGAACTTGAATATGTTGACAGTCATACATTAAGCCAAGCCGTACATAATAGAATGCGTATGAAATAAAACTTTAAATTAATAAATCATATTTTTATACTTTTTAGGTCTAAAAGCAGGATAATAAATCGCATTAATCATGATAAAATAGCTCAATAAAGTAGCAAATAGCTTTTAAATTGATAGCTAAATTGTATTTATTGATTACAATACATTTAAAGAAAATGAGAAAACAAACCTCGTCGTTATGTTCCAGTTTATTCAGCAGCAAAATGAGTTTGAAAATGTCCTTACATTAATGGCTCAGTCCAATATTTATGGCCTTGATACTGAATTTATTAAGGTAGATACACTTTGGCCTAAATTAGGTATCTTTCAGATCAATGTTGAAGGAAATGTATTTTTACTAGATGGAACAACACTTGATTTGTCACAATTTTGGTCGCGTATATTTCAAGCTAAACAAAATATTTTTCATGCATGTGGTGAAGATTTAGATCTTATTTATCATTATGCTCATCAACATAATTTAAACAATGTTTTTGATACTCAAGTAGCTCTTTCATTTTTAGGACATGGTTTACAAGTCAGTTATCAAAATGCATTAAAATTAATGTTGGATATTGAAATTGAAAAAGATCAAACTCGATCAGATTGGTTAGCGCGTCCATTAAGTAATGAGCAGATGGAATATGCGGCGAATGATGTTCGTTATATTGTTCAGTTAGCTGATCAAATTAAAATGAGGCTTAAAGCTAAATCTTTGCTTTCATATGTTGAAGAAGATTGTCAGCATTTGGCACATGAAATTGGTAAAGAAACACCTGTAGAGCTTCTGTATAAGGAAATTGGTAATTATCGTCATTCACGTCGCCAGTTGATGCAATTACAGCAATTAGCAGTATGGCGAGATCAAATGGCAAAGAGCTTAAATCAGCCTCGCAGTTTTATTTTGAAAAATGTAACGATGATTGATTTAGTTGAAAAAAATCCGAAAAATAATTTTCAACTTTCTACAATTAAGCAAATTAGACCAAATGTTATTCGTGATTATGGTAAAACGATTTTAAACTTATTGAAACCTGTCGCAAATCAAGATGAGTGGCCAGTTCGTTTATCTCGTCCAGTACGTCATTTATCTCAAAATGTGCTTCATAATGTTGATTCAATTATTCAGTCAGCAGTTGATGAAACTTCAATTTCTAAAGAAGTATTGCTTCGTAAAAAATGGATTAATGCACTTTATAAGCATGTTGTTGATAAGAAAAAAGAGCAAGATTTACCTGA
It contains:
- a CDS encoding YbaB/EbfC family nucleoid-associated protein, whose translation is MNINMLMQQAQRMQKEVESNIKKAKEELAQTEVHAEAGGGLVKVTMTCRNVVKRIEINPELLQDEADMIEDLIAAAMNDAARQAEAISEERMKTANSGMGLPPGLSGLF
- the recR gene encoding recombination mediator RecR, which gives rise to MFSDRFDQLVNALRILPSVGPKSAQRMALHLIMKNKQGAIGLAEALNEATTHIHECVICHSLTEDEVCQICLSLERDDELLCVVESPADVMAIEQSGSFRGKYHVLGGHLSPLDGIGPDEIGIPYLVQRLSDGKIKEVILATNATVEGQATAHYLVEATKHLPVHVTRIAQGVPQGGELEYVDSHTLSQAVHNRMRMK
- a CDS encoding ribonuclease D is translated as MFQFIQQQNEFENVLTLMAQSNIYGLDTEFIKVDTLWPKLGIFQINVEGNVFLLDGTTLDLSQFWSRIFQAKQNIFHACGEDLDLIYHYAHQHNLNNVFDTQVALSFLGHGLQVSYQNALKLMLDIEIEKDQTRSDWLARPLSNEQMEYAANDVRYIVQLADQIKMRLKAKSLLSYVEEDCQHLAHEIGKETPVELLYKEIGNYRHSRRQLMQLQQLAVWRDQMAKSLNQPRSFILKNVTMIDLVEKNPKNNFQLSTIKQIRPNVIRDYGKTILNLLKPVANQDEWPVRLSRPVRHLSQNVLHNVDSIIQSAVDETSISKEVLLRKKWINALYKHVVDKKKEQDLPEYLLGWRYEILTKPLIATLSSDKADLLKQMQNFE